A stretch of Eschrichtius robustus isolate mEscRob2 chromosome 6, mEscRob2.pri, whole genome shotgun sequence DNA encodes these proteins:
- the LOC137766710 gene encoding sigma intracellular receptor 2-like — translation MMGSLGTRHGLEWLLGLYFLSHIPITLLVDLQAGLPRDLYPVELRNLRQWYTEEFKDPLLHNPPVWFKSFLFCKLVFQLPFFLIPTYVFFKVVHGGCRWICTPAIIYLVHSMTTLIPILSTFLLQDFSKASCFRGQGPKTFHERLFHISVCIT, via the exons ATGATGGGGTCTCTGGGCACCCGGCATGGCCTGGAGTGGCTGCTGGGCCTCTACTTCCTCTCCCACATCCCCATCACCCTGCTCGTGGACCTGCAGGCGGGGCTGCCTCGTGATCTCTACCCGGTGGAGCTGAGAAACCTGCGGCAGTGGTATACTGAGGAGTTCAAAGACCCCCTGCTACACAACCCCCCGGTGTGGTTTAAGTCCTTCCTGTTTTGCAAGCTTGTGTTTCAGCTGCCTTTCTTTCTCATCCCAACATATGTCTTCTTCAAAGT TGTTCATGGAGGCTGCAGGTGGATCTGCACCCCTGCAATCATCTACTTGGTTCACAGCATGACAACTCTGATTCCAATCCTCTCCACGTTTCTACTCCAGGATTTCTCCAAAGCCAGTTGTTTCAGAGGACAAGGACCTAAGACTTTCCATGAACGACTATTCCATATATCTGTCTGCATCACCTAA